Proteins encoded together in one Alteribacter keqinensis window:
- a CDS encoding DUF1499 domain-containing protein, with product MGFRDTIQKYISTHTETREKHPDEKLQTHYYKSSKDKVMKEVQAMINQRQGLKVQSVSEERGEIIVRADSGKKIFLVATVIMVRPYRTAVDFSVTTETVLPVDFGYSRKLIYELYKSLNGRLTFVGAGLGDNLTQGF from the coding sequence ATGGGATTTAGAGATACTATTCAAAAATACATAAGCACACATACGGAAACACGGGAAAAGCACCCGGATGAAAAGCTGCAGACGCATTATTACAAATCCTCGAAGGATAAAGTAATGAAAGAAGTTCAGGCAATGATTAACCAGCGCCAGGGGCTAAAAGTCCAGTCCGTGTCTGAAGAACGGGGAGAAATTATTGTAAGGGCCGATTCAGGGAAGAAAATCTTCCTTGTGGCAACTGTTATTATGGTAAGGCCATACCGGACGGCTGTCGATTTTTCTGTAACGACTGAAACAGTACTGCCGGTGGATTTCGGCTACAGCAGAAAACTGATCTACGAATTGTATAAAAGTTTAAACGGCCGCCTGACATTTGTCGGTGCAGGTTTAGGTGATAATTTAACGCAAGGGTTTTAA
- the nrdR gene encoding transcriptional regulator NrdR, with protein MRCPSCQNNGTRVLDSRPSDEGRSIRRRRECESCSYRYTTFERVEKTPLIVVKKDGNREEFSREKILRGLIRACEKRPVPLEKLENVVDEVERELRNHGISEIDSHDIGEQVMERLAAIDDVAYVRFASVYRQFKDINVFVDELKELLKRADNKDS; from the coding sequence ATGAGATGTCCAAGCTGTCAGAATAACGGAACACGTGTGTTGGATTCCCGCCCGAGTGATGAAGGCCGCTCCATTCGGAGGCGCCGGGAATGTGAATCCTGCAGTTACCGCTACACGACATTTGAAAGGGTGGAAAAAACGCCGCTTATTGTTGTGAAAAAAGATGGTAACAGGGAAGAATTCTCAAGAGAAAAAATCTTAAGAGGGTTGATCCGGGCATGTGAAAAGCGCCCTGTACCCCTTGAAAAGCTGGAGAATGTCGTAGACGAAGTTGAGCGTGAGCTTAGAAACCATGGCATTTCTGAGATCGACAGTCATGATATCGGTGAACAGGTTATGGAGCGCCTGGCTGCCATTGATGATGTAGCCTATGTTAGGTTTGCTTCAGTTTACCGTCAGTTTAAGGATATCAATGTATTTGTTGATGAACTGAAAGAGTTGTTAAAGAGAGCAGATAATAAAGATTCATAA